The following coding sequences are from one Musa acuminata AAA Group cultivar baxijiao chromosome BXJ1-6, Cavendish_Baxijiao_AAA, whole genome shotgun sequence window:
- the LOC135677562 gene encoding ribosome biogenesis protein ERB1-like produces MGKKKAKKRSTLEITGGEGSTTPQGTPRKRGRPRKQAVEDEKEEEEEAEEEEEDDDDDDDDYDDQVEEPKKREKKQKRVERAAGEEEEQKEAAAAAAASSAAEKKEEVTAGPSQQRHQEKPKRRRRRKSRQPRKSA; encoded by the coding sequence ATGGGAAAGAAGAAAGCCAAGAAGAGATCCACCCTGGAGATCACCGGCGGCGAGGGATCGACGACACCTCAAGGTACTCCAAGAAAGAGAGGCCGGCCCCGTAAACAAGCAGTAGAggatgagaaagaagaagaggaggaggcagaagaagaagaagaagatgatgatgatgatgatgatgattatgatgatCAAGTGGAAGAAcccaagaagagggagaagaagcagAAGAGGGTGGAAAGGGCtgcaggagaggaagaggagcagaaggaagcagcggcggcggcggcggcatccTCTGCTgcggagaagaaggaagaagtcaCTGCAGGACCGAGCCAGCAACGACACCAGGAGAAGCCCaagagaagaaggaggaggaagagtcgACAGCCTCGTAAGAGTGCTTGA
- the LOC135677146 gene encoding succinate dehydrogenase [ubiquinone] flavoprotein subunit, mitochondrial-like: MWRSCVSRALRFPSNKASIGGASIRSSQSASRNLSTGSDGRNSYTIVDHTYDAVVVGAGGAGLRAAIGLSEHGFNTACITKLFPTRSHTVAAQGGINAALGNMTEDDWRWHMYDTVKGSDWLGDQDAIQYMCREAPKAVIELENYGLPFSRTDDGKIYQRAFGGQSLDFGKGGQAYRCACAADRTGHALLHTLYGQAMKHNTQFFVEYFALDLLMDKSGACQGVIALNMEDGTLHRFRAAKTILATGGYGRTYFSATSAHTCTGDGNAMVARAGLPLQDLEFVQFHPTGIYGAGCLITEGSRGEGGILRNSEGERFMERYAPTAKDLASRDVVSRSMTMEIREGRGVGPLKDHIYLHLNHLPPDVLKERLPGISETAAIFAGVDVTKEPIPVLPTVHYNMGGIPTNYHGEVVCINGDDPDAVVPGLMAAGEAACASVHGANRLGANSLLDIVVFGRACANRVAEICKPGQKQKPLEEDAGERTIAWLDKLRNSNGSLPTSKIRLNMQRVMQTNAAVFRTQETLKEGCQLIDKAWESFHEVKIRDRSLIWNSDLIETIELENLLINACITMHSAEARKESRGAHAREDFTKRDDEKWLKHTLGYWEKEKVRLAYRPVHMNTLDDEIESFPPKARVY, encoded by the exons atgtggcgCAGCTGCGTGTCGCGGGCTCTCCGCTTTCCATCGAACAAGGCGTCGATCGGCGGCGCATCGATCCGTTCCTCCCAGTCGGCCTCCAGAAACCTCTCCACCGGCTCG GATGGGCGGAATTCGTACACCATTGTCGATCACACATATGATGCTGTCGTCGTAGGGGCTGGAGGTGCAGGTCTAAGAGCAGCCATTGGTCTCTCGGAGCATGGCTTTAACACAGCTTGCATTACCAAGCTCTTCCCTACTCGCTCCCATACAGTTGCAGCACAG GGTGGTATAAATGCAGCTCTTGGAAATATGACTGAAGATGACTGGAGATGGCATATGTATGATACTGTCAAAGGGAGTGACTGGCTAG GTGATCAGGATGCCATCCAGTATATGTGCAGAGAAGCACCAAAAGCAGTCATTGAGTTAGAAAATTATGGGTTGCCTTTCTCAAGGACTGACGATGGAAAAATTTATCAACGGGCTTTTGGAGGTCAAAGTTTGGATTTTGGAAAAG GTGGCCAGGCATATCGTTGTGCATGTGCTGCTGATCGAACTGGTCATGCTTTACTGCATACACTTTATGGGCAAGCAATGAAGCATAACACCCAGTTTTTTGTCGAATACTTTGCTTTGGACCTTCTCATGGATAAATCTG GTGCTTGCCAGGGAGTGATTGCACTGAATATGGAAGATGGGACCCTCCATCGTTTTCGTGCTGCCAAGACGATCTTGGCCACTGGG GGCTATGGCAGAACATACTTTTCTGCGACTTCTGCTCATACATGTACTGGAGATGGAAATGCTATGGTTGCACGAGCTGGATTACCACTACAG GATCTTGAGTTTGTACAATTCCATCCTACAGGCATATATGGTGCCGGGTGTCTCATCACTGAAG GATCTCGAGGTGAAGGTGGTATCCTTAGGAACAGTGAAGGTGAACGGTTTATGGAGCGGTATGCTCCTACAGCCAAGGATCTTGCATCACGTGATGTGGTTTCAAGATCTATGACAATGGAAATAAGGGAAGGTCGTGGCGTAG GACCACTGAAGGATCACATTTATCTGCATCTGAATCATTTACCTCCGGATGTTCTCAAGGAAAGACTTCCTGGGATATCTGAAACTGCTGCTATCTTTGCTGGTGTTGATGTCACTAAGGAACCAATCCCTGTTTTGCCTACAGTTCACTATAATATGGGTGGTATACCCACAAACTACCATGGGGAG GTAGTATGTATAAACGGTGATGATCCAGATGCAGTAGTTCCTGGTTTGATGGCTGCTGGAGAGGCAGCCTGTGCATCAGTTCATGGAGCTAATCGGCTTGGTGCTAATTCCCTTCTTGATATAGTTGTTTTTGGTAGAGCCTGCGCCAACAGGGTTGCAGAGATCTGCAAGCCAG GGCAGAAACAGAAGCCTCTTGAGGAAGATGCTGGAGAAAGGACTATTGCTTGGCTGGACAAATTGAGAAACTCAAATGGTTCACTACCAACATCAAAAATTCGTCTAAATATGCAACGAGTGATGCAAACTAATGCTGCTGTGTTTCGAACTCAAGAAACTCTGAAAGAAG GTTGTCAGTTGATTGACAAGGCTTGGGAGAGTTTTCATGAAGTCAAAATCCGTGATCGAAGTTTGATATG GAATTCTGATTTAATAGAGACTATAGAGCTTGAAAATCTTTTGATAAATGCATGCATAACTATGCACTCAGCTGAGGCAAGAAAGGAAAGTCGAGGGGCTCATGCTCGTGAAGATTTTACG AAAAGAGATGATGAGAAGTGGCTGAAACACACATTGGG GTACTGGGAGAAAGAGAAGGTCAGGCTAGCGTATAGGCCAGTCCATATGAACACCTTGGATGATGAAATCGAATCATTCCCTCCGAAAGCACGTGTATATTAA
- the LOC103989593 gene encoding glucan endo-1,3-beta-glucosidase 7 has product MALRNSLAIVIAAWSLFLAVPFAKSQSFIGVNYGQVADNLPPPEETARLLKSTTISKVRLYGADPAILRALAGTDISVVIGAANGDIASLASDPSAATNWVSANVLPFVPATSISVVAVGNEALTSGDATLASQLLPAMQNMYNALSAAAPSAGIKVSTVHIMTILAQSDPPSSGAFHADLVPALKGVLAFLQKTGAPFMINPYPYFAYRSDPRPETLAFCLFQPNAGRHDAGSGVTYMNMFDAQLDGVGSAVAAVGFKGAEIVVAETGWPYRGDEGEVGATVENARAYNGGLVSHLRSLAGTPMAPGKSVDTYIFALYDEDLKPGPTSERSFGLFHPDLTPTYDIGLARSSSSSTPAQGNGTSAPRAAAAKGWCVPREGATDAELQTNLDYACGQPGVDCRPIQEGGACYLPNTVRSHAAYAMNQFYQASGRNSWDCGFSDSAVLTTDNPSYATCVYAGGQ; this is encoded by the exons ATGGCTTTGAGGAATTCTCTGGCCATCGTGATCGCTGCTTGGAGTCTCTTTCTTGCCGTCCCGTTCGCCA AGTCGCAGTCGTTCATCGGGGTGAACTACGGGCAGGTGGCGGATAACCTGCCGCCGCCTGAGGAGACGGCGCGGCTTCTCAAGTCCACCACTATCTCCAAGGTCCGCCTTTACGGCGCGGATCCGGCAATCCTCCGTGCGCTCGCCGGCACCGACATCTCCGTGGTCATCGGCGCCGCCAACGGCGACATCGCCTCCCTGGCTTCCGATCCCTCAGCCGCCACCAACTGGGTCTCCGCCAACGTCCTCCCTTTCGTCCCCGCCACCTCCATCTCCGTCGTCGCCGTTGGCAACGAGGCCCTCACCTCTGGCGACGCCACTCTCGCCTCCCAGCTCCTCCCGGCCATGCAGAACATGTACAACGCACTCTCCGCCGCCGCGCCCTCCGCCGGCATCAAGGTCTCCACCGTCCACATCATGACGATCCTTGCCCAGTCCGATCCGCCCTCATCCGGAGCCTTCCACGCCGACCTCGTGCCGGCCCTCAAGGGCGTGCTCGCTTTCCTGCAGAAGACGGGGGCGCCCTTCATGATCAACCCCTACCCCTACTTCGCCTACCGGAGCGACCCGCGGCCGGAGACACTCGCCTTCTGCCTCTTCCAGCCCAACGCCGGGCGGCATGACGCCGGCTCGGGAGTTACCTATATGAACATGTTCGACGCGCAGCTGGACGGGGTGGGGtcggcggtggcggcggtgggCTTCAAGGGAGCAGAGATCGTGGTGGCAGAGACGGGGTGGCCGTACCGTGGTGACGAGGGGGAAGTAGGGGCGACGGTGGAGAACGCCCGAGCCTACAACGGCGGTCTGGTGTCGCACCTGCGCTCCCTGGCGGGCACGCCCATGGCGCCCGGGAAGTCGGTGGACACATACATCTTCGCTCTCTACGACGAGGACCTGAAGCCCGGGCCAACCTCGGAGCGCTCCTTCGGTCTCTTCCACCCCGACCTCACCCCCACCTACGACATCGGTCTCGCgaggtcgtcctcctcctccacccccGCCCAG GGGAACGGCACGTCAGCGCCGAGGGCGGCGGCTGCGAAGGGGTGGTGCGTGCCGAGGGAGGGAGCGACGGACGCGGAGCTGCAGACGAACCTGGACTACGCGTGCGGGCAGCCGGGCGTGGACTGCCGTCCGATCCAGGAGGGCGGGGCGTGCTACCTCCCCAACACCGTCCGATCGCACGCCGCGTACGCCATGAACCAGTTCTACCAGGCATCCGGCCGCAACTCCTGGGACTGCGGCTTCAGCGACTCCGCCGTCCTCACCACCGACAACCCCA GTTACGCGACCTGTGTGTATGCTGGAGGCCAGTGA
- the LOC135581394 gene encoding guanine nucleotide-binding protein subunit beta-like, with protein sequence MSVAELKERHIAATATVNSLRERLKQRRQLLLDTDVAAFAKSQGRSAISFSSTDLICCRTLQGHTGKVYSLDWTPERNRIVSASQDGRLIVWNALTSQKTHAIKLQCPWVMTCAFAPNGQSVACGGLDSACSIFNLNSQVDRDGNIPVSRILTGHKGYVYSCQYVPDQETRLITSSGDQTCVLWDVTTGQRISVFGGEFPSGHTADVLSVSINSSNSNMFVSGSCDMTARLWDTRIASRAVGTYHGHQGDVNTVKFFPDGQRFGTGSDDSTCRLYDMRTGHQLQVYSQQHEGDDNDVPIVTSIAFSISGRLLFAGYSSGDCYVWDTLMAEVVLNLGTSQNSHEARISCLGLSSDGSALCTGSWDKNLKIWAFGGHRKVI encoded by the exons ATGTCGGTTGCGGAGCTGAAGGAGCGGCACATAGCCGCGACGGCTACGGTCAATTCTCTGAGGGAGCGgttgaagcagaggaggcagttgCTTCTTGATACTGATG TGGCGGCGTTTGCTAAGAGCCAAGGGAGATCGGCGATCAGTTTTAGCTCCACGGATCTGATTTGCTGCAGGACCTTGCAGGGCCACACTGGCAAG GTTTATTCATTGGACTGGACACCTGAAAGGAATCGGATAGTTAGTGCTTCTCAGGATGGGAGACTAATTGTATGGAATGCTTTAACGAGTCAGAAAACACATGCTATAAAACTTCAGTGCCCCTGGGTCATGACCTGTGCATTTGCGCCGAATGGGCAGTCTGTTGCATGTGGAGGACTTGACAGTGCCTGCTCTATTTTCAATCTCAATTCTCAAGTTGACAGAGATGGCAACATTCCAGTTTCAAGGATACTTACCGGGCACAAGGGCTATGTGTATTCTTGTCAGTATGTTCCAGATCAAGAAACTCGCTTGATTACCAGTTCAGGTGATCAAACATGTGTTCTGTGGGATGTCACAACTGGCCAAAGGATTTCTGTTTTCGGTGGTGAATTTCCTTCAGGACACACAGCTGATGTATTGAG tgTCTCAATCAACAGTTCAAACTCGAACATGTTTGTCTCTGGTTCATGTGATATGACTGCTCGATTATGGGATACTCGAATTGCTAGTCGGGCAGTTGGGACATACCATGGTCACCAGGGTGATGTTAACACTGTCAAGTTCTTCCCTGATGGGCAGAGATTTGGGACTGGCTCTGATGACAGTACATGCAGGTTATATGACATGAGAACTGGGCACCAGCTTCAGGTGTACAGTCAACAGCATGAAGGTGATGACAATGATGTTCCAATTGTCACATCTATTGCCTTCTCTATATCAGGAAGACTTCTATTCGCTGGATACTCCAGTGGTGACTGTTATGTGTGGGATACACTAATGGCTGAG GTGGTTCTGAATTTGGGAACATCTCAGAATTCTCATGAGGCCCGCATAAGCTGCTTAGGTTTGTCTTCTGATGGTAGTGCTTTATGCACAGGAAGCTGGGATAAGAACTTAAAG ATTTGGGCGTTTGGAGGGCATAGGAAGGTTATCTGA
- the LOC135677145 gene encoding cyclin-T1-3-like produces the protein MAGDSPRTFSYDRNEEVKLPGASWYLSRKDIEDNSPSRRDGTDLKKETYLRKSYCTFLQDLGMRLKVPQVTIATAIVFSHRFFLRQSHAKNDRRTIATVCMFLAGKVEETPRPLKDVILVSYEIMHKKDPTAVQRIKQREVYEQQKELILLGERLVLATLGFDLNVQHPYKPLVEAIKKFKIAQNALAQVAWNFVNDGLRTSLCLQFKSHHIAAGAIFLAAKFLKVKLPSDGEKVWWQEFDVTPRQLEEISNQMLELYEQNRPALSSQGNETEGSSASGVSHRAPANTPVDVEEPTTQSGYSYVSKNATMQSSSTHSLSEQPHSDKHSGSSSVVHTDANDHTRHGPRAVVSDNKVGVGVKDHWHHEPLSNPDTMGSTFHHRPEQPGEELVSDGTEGMVETREKNSIYNEGSKVDSPMVDAMKKIDKDKVKAALEKRRKSRADNAKKVDLMDDDDLIERELEHGVELAVEDERNKLTGRSWSKPTYRQESHSSDHVMEIGYHGSQKATENAEEGELSVDSQGIHSPESSNKKRKAVSSPGKHFSAKNGYDLPHYHVPSKRQETREDMRRLERGDRDHKRLRQEN, from the exons ATGGCTGGAGATAGCCCAAGGACGTTCTCATATGACAGGAATGAGGAAGTTAAACTGCCTGGAGCTTCTTGGTATCTAAGTCGTAAGGATATTGAAGACAACTCTCCATCTAGGAGAGATGGCACTGATCTCAAGAAAGAAACTTATCTTCGAAAGTCTTACTGCACATTTCTGCAAGATTTAGGCATGAGACTGAAAGT ACCTCAAGTAACAATAGCCACTGCAATTGTATTCAGTCACCGGTTTTTTCTTCGCCAATCTCATGCAAAAAATGACCGGAGA ACTATTGCTACTGTTTGCATGTTTTTGGCGGGAAAAGTAGAAGAAACTCCTCGGCCATTGAAGGATGTCATTCTTGTTTCTTATGAGATTATGCATAAAAAGGATCCTACTGCAGTCCAACGAATTAAACAGAGG GAAGTATATGAACAGCAGAAAGAATTGATTTTACTCGGGGAACGATTGGTACTTGCAACTCTTGGTTTTGACCTCAATGTGCAGCATCCATACAAACCTCTTGTTGAAGCAATAAAGAAGTTTAAAATTGCTCAAAATGCCCTTGCACAAGTTGCTTGGAATTTTGTCAATGATGG GCTCCGTACTTCGCTATGTCTGCAATTTAAGTCCCACCATATAGCAGCTGGTGCTATTTTCCTGGCAGCCAAGTTTCTAAAAGTAAAGCTTCCTTCAGATGGTGAAAAGGTCTGGTGGCAGGAATTTGATGTTACCCCTCGACAGTTGGAAG AGATTAGCAATCAAATGTTGGAACTTTATGAGCAAAACCGTCCAGCACTGTCTTCCCAAGGAAATGAAACTGAAGGTAGTTCAGCCAGTGGGGTCAGCCACCGTGCTCCTGCAAACACTCCTGTTGATGTTGAGGAGCCTACCACACAAAGTGGATATTCCTATGTGTCAAAAAATGCTACCATGCAGAGTAGTTCAACTCATTCTCTGTCTGAACAACCTCACTCAGATAAGCATAGTGGAAGCAGCAGTGTTGTGCATACTGATGCTAATGACCACACTAGGCACGGACCAAGAGCTGTAGTTTCTGATAACAAAGTTGGAGTTGGAGTCAAGGATCACTGGCATCATGAGCCACTGAGCAATCCAGATACTATGGGCAGTACATTCCATCATAGGCCTGAACAACCAGGGGAAGAGCTTGTATCTGATGGTACAGAGGGGATGGTTGAAACAAGAGAGAAGAATTCCATCTACAATGAAGGTTCTAAAGTTGACTCTCCCATGGTTGATGCCATGAAGAAGATTGACAAGGACAAAGTGAAGGCTGCATTggagaaaagaagaaaatctcGAGCTGATAATGCCAAAAAAGTGGATCTGATGGATGATGATGACCTCATCGAGAGGGAGTTGGAACACGGTGTTGAATTAGCAGTTGAGGACGAGAGAAACAAACTGACAGGTCGAAGCTGGTCCAAACCTACTTATCGACAGGAGTCTCATAGTTCTGACCATGTTATGGAGATTGGCTACCACGGGTCTCAGAAGGCGACGGAGAACGCTGAAGAAGGGGAGCTATCAGTGGATAGTCAGGGTATCCATTCACCTGAGTCTagcaacaagaaaagaaaagcagttaGTTCCCCAGGGAAGCATTTCAGTGCGAAGAATGGGTATGACCTCCCACATTATCATGTGCCTTCAAAGCGCCAGGAGACTCGCGAAGACATGCGTAGATTGGAACGTGGCGACAGGGATCATAAAAGGCTCAGGCAGGAAAATTAG